A stretch of the Malus domestica chromosome 08, GDT2T_hap1 genome encodes the following:
- the LOC103420878 gene encoding transcription initiation factor IIF subunit beta-like: MGVEKRERDSTEEERGNSSSSSRMDTGRAEAPVWLMKCPVVVAKSWSSHNPSDPHPIAKVVLSFDPLRADDPSAMEFKMEMPGSAAANLPQSYSLNMFKDFVPMCVFSETNQGKVSVEGKVDHKFDMKPHGTNIEEYGKLCRERTNKSMIKNRQIQMIDNDRGILMRPMPGMIGLVSSTSKDKKKTAPVKQSDMKRTRRDRGELEDIVFKLFEQKQPNWTLKQLVQETNQPAQFLKEILNELCVYNKRGTNQGTYELKPEYKKSVEDTEE, from the exons ATGGGCgtcgagaagagagagagagattcgacGGAGGAGGAGCGCGggaacagcagcagcagcagtcgGATGGATACGGGGAGGGCGGAGGCTCCGGTATGGCTGATGAAGTGCCCGGTGGTCGTCGCCAAGTCGTGGAGCTCCCACAACCCTTCCGATCCCCACCCGATCGCCAAAGTCGTCCTCTCTTTTGACCCCCTCCGCGCCGACGACCCCTCTGCCATGGAG TTCAAGATGGAGATGCCTGGCTCCGCGGCTGCAAATTTGCCACAAAGTTATTCCTTGAATATGTTTAAAGACTTCGTTCCCATGTGCGTTTTTTCGGAAACAAATCAAG GCAAAGTTTCCGTGGAAGGTAAAGTGGATCACAAGTTTGATATGAAGCCTCACGGTACTAACATTGAGGAGTATGGGAAGCTGTGTCGTGAAAGGACAAACAAATCCATGATCAAGAACAGACAAATACag ATGATCGACAATGACCGAGGAATACTTATGAGGCCCATGCCTGGGATGATCGGTTTGGTTTCATCCACCTCAAAG GATAAGAAGAAAACGGCACCGGTTAAACAATCAGACATGAAAAGGACTAGAAGAGATCGTGGGGAACTGGAGGATATAGTGTTCAAGTTATTTGAACAAAAACAACCAAACTGGACCTTGAAGCAGCTGGTGCAAGAAACCAATCAACCTGCG CAATTCTTGAAAGAGATACTGAATGAGCTCTGCGTTTACAACAAACGGGGAACGAACCAGGGTACTTATGAGCTCAAGCCGGAATACAAGAAATCTGTTGAGGATACTGAAGAATAA
- the LOC103440285 gene encoding protein WALLS ARE THIN 1-like, translating to MADAVGSSSAKRMCSVPERLQLHGAMLVLQFGYAGFHVVSRAALNMGISKLVFPVYRNIIAILLLLPFAYFLEKKDRPAITLNFLIQFFLLALIGITANQGFYLLGLDNTSPTFASAIQNSVPAITFLMAAILRIEHVRLNRKDGIAKVVGTVFCVAGASVITLYKGPTIYSPTPPLQMMSLMRGTTASAISSTSSSAIVSTLSSLGDANGKSWTLGCLYLIGHCLSWSAWLVLQAPVLKKYPARLSVTTYTCFFGLIQFIIIAAVFERDYQAWIFHNGGEVFSILYAGVVASGIAFAVQIWCIDRGGPVFVAVYQPVQTLVVAIMASVALGEEFYLGGIIGAVLIIVGLYLVLWGKSEERKFAQLITQGSSRAGIQSTPEHTNNRKIQTKTSLTQPLIPPSTENV from the exons ATGGCTGACGCAGTAGGTTCATCCTCTGCAAAGAGAATGTGTTCGGTGCCTGAGAGGCTCCAATTGCATGGCGCCATGCTGGTCTTGCAGTTTGGCTACGCTGGTTTCCATGTCGTCTCAAGAGCTGCCCTAAACATGGGCATTAGCAAGCTCGTCTTCCCAGTTTACAGAAACATCATCGCtattctcctcctccttccttttGCCTATTTTCTAGAGAA GAAGGACAGGCCTGCAATCACTCTAAACTTTCTCATTCAGTTCTTCCTGCTTGCACTTATTGg AATTACAGCAAACCAAGGATTTTACTTGCTGGGGTTGGACAACACATCACCCACCTTTGCTTCTGCAATCCAGAACTCCGTCCCCGCCATCACTTTCCTCATGGCAGCCATACTCCG GATAGAGCACGTAAGACTAAACCGCAAAGATGGTATCGCCAAGGTGGTCGGAACGGTCTTCTGCGTCGCCGGAGCATCGGTAATCACTCTATACAAGGGGCCCACCATATACAGCCCAACTCCTCCACTTCAGATGATGAGCTTGATGAGGGGAACTACCGCCTCTGCAATCTCATCAACTTCTTCATCAGCAATAGTGTCGACTCTCTCATCGCTCGGCGATGCAAATGGAAAGAGCTGGACACTGGGCTGCCTGTACCTGATCGGGCACTGCCTGTCGTGGTCCGCCTGGCTCGTGCTGCAAGCCCCGGTTCTGAAGAAGTACCCAGCTCGGCTCTCGGTAACGACGTACACGTGTTTCTTTGGTCTTATACAGTTCATCATTATTGCTGCCGTTTTTGAGAGAGACTATCAGGCTTGGATCTTTCACAATGGTGGTGAAGTGTTCAGCATCCTCTACGCG GGAGTGGTTGCATCAGGGATCGCATTCGCTGTACAGATATGGTGCATCGACAGAGGGGGCCCTGTATTTGTGGCCGTATATCAGCCTGTTCAGACCCTCGTTGTCGCTATAATGGCCTCCGTCGCTTTAGGCGAAGAGTTCTACTTGGGCGG GATCATTGGGGCAGTGCTGATTATAGTGGGACTATACCTAGTGCTGTGGGGTAAAAGCGAAGAAAGAAAGTTTGCTCAGCTAATTACTCAAGGAAGCAGCAGGGCTGGAATCCAGTCCACTCCAGAGCACACAAACAACAGGAAAATCCAAACCAAGACTTCCCTCACTCAGCCGCTCATCCCCCCATCCACCGAAAATGTTTGA